The following are from one region of the Achromobacter xylosoxidans genome:
- a CDS encoding SDR family NAD(P)-dependent oxidoreductase, with product MHVHEQASAGRLAGKVALIFGAGCVGPGWGNGRAIAVRFAQEGAVVVAVDMRPESLPETLELAGRYRSRIETHICDVGDAAQVAALVETVARRHGRIDILVNNVGGPIPGGPAALTQTDWHRQLDLNLTSVYTTCHYVLPIMEEQGAGAVVNVSSTSAIRWTGAPQVGYAAAKAGVMQFGRVAAVEYASKGVRINTVLPGQLHTPLVDAFLAGQQSAGDIDALLERRRRRIPLPFSGDGRDTANAVLFLASDEARFITGTELIVDGGMSARCD from the coding sequence ATGCATGTGCATGAGCAAGCGAGCGCCGGGCGCCTGGCGGGCAAAGTGGCCTTGATCTTCGGCGCAGGTTGCGTCGGACCGGGATGGGGCAACGGGCGAGCGATCGCCGTGCGTTTCGCCCAGGAGGGGGCTGTGGTGGTCGCGGTGGACATGCGGCCGGAGTCCTTGCCCGAGACTCTGGAGTTGGCTGGGCGCTACAGGTCCCGCATCGAAACCCACATCTGCGACGTGGGCGACGCTGCCCAGGTCGCCGCGTTGGTCGAAACCGTGGCGCGGCGGCACGGGCGGATCGACATTCTGGTCAACAACGTGGGAGGCCCCATTCCCGGCGGTCCGGCGGCGCTTACGCAAACGGATTGGCATAGGCAGCTCGACCTGAACCTGACCTCGGTGTACACGACCTGCCACTACGTCCTGCCCATCATGGAGGAGCAGGGCGCCGGCGCCGTGGTCAACGTGTCCTCGACCTCGGCCATACGCTGGACCGGCGCGCCGCAGGTCGGCTATGCGGCCGCCAAGGCGGGCGTGATGCAGTTCGGCCGCGTGGCCGCCGTGGAATACGCCAGCAAGGGGGTGCGCATCAATACGGTCTTGCCGGGCCAGCTCCATACGCCGCTGGTCGATGCCTTCCTCGCTGGCCAGCAGAGCGCGGGCGATATCGACGCCCTGCTGGAGCGGCGGCGGCGCCGCATTCCGCTGCCGTTTTCCGGCGATGGTCGGGACACGGCCAATGCCGTGCTCTTTCTCGCCTCGGACGAGGCGCGTTTCATCACCGGAACCGAGTTGATCGTGGACGGGGGCATGAGCGCCCGCTGCGACTGA
- a CDS encoding SDR family NAD(P)-dependent oxidoreductase, whose product MFRLDGKVALVTGCGTLGEGWGNGKAAAAVLARQGAAIFGCDLNIDAARQSAQAVAAEGGKITVRQCDVTDGGQVAELVRACMDTYGRIDVLVNNVGRSEPGDPVSMPEDLWHDQIQVNLTSAFLCCKHVIPLMKSAGGGSIINISSIAGLRYAGKPQVGYAAAKAALMQMTATTAVIYAQDGVRLNSVVPGLMFTPLVERLAQKYAKGDYEGFVAHRHAQVPAGRMGDAWDVAHAVAFLASDESRYITGQQIVVDGGITMATR is encoded by the coding sequence ATGTTTCGTCTTGATGGCAAGGTAGCCCTGGTGACCGGTTGCGGCACGCTGGGCGAGGGGTGGGGCAATGGCAAGGCCGCCGCGGCGGTGCTTGCCAGGCAGGGCGCGGCGATTTTCGGTTGCGACCTGAACATCGACGCGGCGCGCCAGTCCGCGCAGGCCGTGGCCGCCGAGGGCGGCAAGATTACGGTCCGGCAGTGCGACGTCACGGATGGCGGCCAGGTGGCGGAACTGGTGCGGGCCTGCATGGACACATACGGCCGCATCGACGTGCTGGTCAACAACGTGGGCCGCTCGGAACCGGGCGATCCGGTCTCCATGCCGGAGGATCTTTGGCACGATCAGATCCAGGTGAACCTGACCTCCGCCTTCCTGTGCTGCAAGCACGTCATCCCCCTCATGAAGAGCGCCGGTGGAGGATCGATTATCAACATTTCATCCATCGCCGGGCTGCGTTATGCGGGCAAACCCCAGGTCGGCTACGCCGCCGCCAAGGCCGCCTTGATGCAGATGACGGCAACCACGGCTGTCATCTATGCGCAAGACGGCGTGCGGCTGAACTCGGTGGTCCCGGGACTGATGTTCACGCCCCTGGTGGAGCGCCTGGCGCAGAAATACGCCAAGGGCGATTACGAGGGGTTCGTGGCCCACCGCCATGCCCAGGTGCCGGCGGGCCGCATGGGCGACGCCTGGGATGTGGCCCATGCCGTGGCTTTCCTGGCCAGCGATGAGAGCCGCTACATCACGGGGCAACAGATCGTGGTGGATGGCGGCATCACCATGGCGACGCGTTGA
- a CDS encoding carboxymuconolactone decarboxylase family protein: MARIEYADIARPEIRPLVERIERERSSLPNLYRMLLNSPPVAQGWLAYLTAIRQHSGLAPKLREMLILRVAVLNQADYEFDQHLPIALKAGCSEDQVQGLKTGNFASLDLGERAAMAYCDEMTRDIRVRDVTFAAIREAFDARAIVEITATVAAYNMVSRFLEAIQIDHE, encoded by the coding sequence ATGGCGCGAATTGAATATGCGGATATCGCCAGGCCGGAGATCCGGCCGCTGGTCGAACGCATCGAACGGGAGCGGTCCAGCCTGCCGAATCTCTATCGGATGCTGCTCAACAGCCCGCCGGTGGCGCAAGGCTGGCTGGCCTATCTCACGGCGATACGCCAGCACAGCGGGCTTGCGCCCAAACTGCGGGAGATGCTCATCCTGCGCGTCGCGGTGCTGAACCAGGCCGATTACGAGTTCGATCAACATCTGCCGATCGCCTTGAAGGCGGGCTGCAGCGAAGATCAGGTGCAGGGCTTGAAGACCGGCAATTTCGCATCGCTGGACTTGGGCGAACGCGCGGCCATGGCGTATTGCGACGAGATGACGCGCGACATCCGGGTCCGGGACGTCACGTTCGCGGCCATCCGCGAGGCTTTCGATGCCCGCGCGATCGTTGAGATCACGGCCACGGTGGCCGCGTACAACATGGTGTCGCGCTTTCTGGAGGCGATACAGATCGACCACGAATGA